GTCGATAGTTCAACCTGAGTATTTATTTGCATTGATTTAGCCGCAAAATTAATTAAATAAAATTAAATAGCGATACTAACACGTGGTAAATTGAACACGTTCAGCGAAAAGAAATCGAACATATTAGTTTTCGGAGTACATAACAGAATGTACGACTGTGTATACCGGTGTGCTATTTGACGCGGAGGTTGTCGAAGCTGTTGCCGGAGGAACACCAACGTGGCTTGCGTTGATTTTCTTACTGTTTTCGTATTTAGGAAGTATCTATGTTATTGGTCCAGCAATGGTGTATGTCTATTTCCGGGGGGATGACCGATTAACAGCAACATGGCCAGGAATTGTACTTGGGGGATACGGATTATTCGTTATTTTGAAGGCATTGATTAATATTTCCCGGCCAGATGTGGCGTCACCACTTGCTGATGTTGGATTACCACCGCTGGTCGATCAGTTGCATGTCCTTGCCGTGGGATTTGAAACAGGAAGTTTCCCCAGTGGCCATGCCATTGCAACCGTTGTTTTCTATGGACTGCTGATTCTCGATAGCGACTGGAAAACACAACGTCTTCGATTATTCCTGCTGTTCCCACTGATATTGTTAGTCGGATATAGCCGAGTAACGCTTGGCGTGCATTTCGTTGGAGATATCATTGGCGGATTCTTGATCGGGGCACTGTATCTCGGAGGGATGGTGTACCTGCGCCAGCAGTATCTACAACCTGCGCAAGTAATGTTCAGGGTGGCATTCCTGATCGCTATTGGAGCCGCAATTGTTGAACCAGCACCAGATACGATTGGACTTGCCGTAATTGCAGGGGTATCAGTTCCACTTCAGCAGAAACTTGATGAGTTCCAGAACACAGAAGCATCACGATATCGGCGTGTGTCACGGTATGTGCGTGACCGGTTGCTTTCCTGACTATTGTAAATACAATCTCGTTGTTCAGCCTGCAGCGGGATGTTTCAGACCAATTCTTCAGTTACACATGGATGATCTATCTTCAGTGAGAGCTACTATTTTTGCCGCGCTCTGACACCAACTCTTCAGATCAGTAGCTGAATAGAATTTGTATGTAATCAGCTACTGATATGGGTCAAATTCACGGCCAAACAGTACGAAATACACTACCCCAATCATGCCAATAGCAGAGGCAAGAATAAAGGAAAGTTCCGGGCTGACAAACTCCCAGAGAAAGCCACCAAGTACACCGCTCGGGATAACAATCAGGCCACGAACGAAATAGTACGAGCCAGTAACCCGACCACCTGCACCCTGTTCGGCCGGTCCGACAATCAGTGCCTTGTGAGCTGGTAATCCTGCAAAGCGGAGTCCCGAAAACGCAAACAACACAAGCAAGATCCAGACGTTTTCCGGGGCAAAAATGAGCAGGATGGGAAAGATTGCATATACGAAAAATCCAAGCCCAACAACAGGCTTGAGCCCGACATACTCAGCGAGTTTTGCTGCTGGAGCCATTGTCAACAGCGCCACGAGCATCTCAATACCAAGGAGGACACCGAAAAATGCTGCTGGTGAAAGATCAATTGTACCAAGGGCTGGTACCGAAAAGGTAAGCCCAATATCAAGCAGTTGTGTGATGACAAGGATGAAAAACGCGTAGACCATCCCATTGGCAAAGCGGACAAATGTATCTGCGACAAGTAATGGTCGAAGTTCGTCAGGAAGTGCGCGAATATCACTGATAATCTGCCCAAAGCCTTCGAATTCTTTGCCGATTGAATCTCGCTTTGCCACATAGAGGTAATGCTGAGCGATTGTTCCAAGCAGTCCAAAGACAATGGCAATTACAAGTACCCATAGAAAGCCGGGTATCAAATCATCAGCAACAAGCACAGCAACAATCAACGGCGCGAGTAAAAACGCAGTGCGTCGGAATGTTTCAGTGCTAGCAAATCCACGTGCAAGTTCATCCGGGCTGGTGCTTTGCTTGACAATCGCATAATGGCCGCCGATACCAAATGACTTCCAGCACTGGGCCAAGAAAAGTCCGACAAACACCCAGATCCACGGCTCGAGAGTTAAACCTGCAACCACGACAGCTGGGATATACGCGGAGACAAGCCAAACAGCAAACCCAATGGTCGAGATGAATCCAAAAACGGTTAGCGCATATCTCGATCCAACGCGATCTGAAACAACGCCACCGTAGTATGGATAGACAGCACCGATGATATTCCCAAGTGTTGCAAAAAGTCCAACCACAAAGCCACCGGCTCCTAAATACACGAGGTACTCCGGCAGGAATCGGTTGGTCATCTGGAAGCCAAGGCTAAACGCAAACATCGCAAGCGAAAGAACCAGCACATCTCGTTCAAGTGAAAGAAACCGTCGAAATGCATCGATTGGACCAGAAACCTCGACTTTTTCCTGTGACATGTGGATTAGTAGTATAGTGGTGTACCATCTGCTCCCGATGAGTATACACGGAAGAGAGCTAATTCCATATTGAGACTCGTCTTACTAGACAGTTATGCTGATTCCAGCGTTTTGTGCAGGAAAACCACACGACACAGTGATATTCAGGATCAGGGGAGATGGTGATTTCCGGCTTCCTTTGAGACGAGTGTCGATCCGGTGAGGATTCACAGAGTCGCCGATTCCTTCGTGATTTGCTGGCCAGCGACCGCTATCACGTCCTTCCTTTCGAGGCTACGGAGTGCTTCCTCGAGTTCGGAGACGGTAGACTCATTATCAAGTTCCGCTTTGTTGTAGCCAGTGTTGCATTAATACGAAGTGAATATAAATAACTTCGTACTTTCGCAACGAGCCGCTATGCGATCAGGACGACCGAGTCGTCTTCGAAACCGTCCATCGTCTCCTGAATCCGTCGCAACTGTTCGTCCACGCCTTCGAGTACTCGCTCGGCTCCTCAATCAGTTCCCAGAACGTAATAATAGAAACTTGACCAGTGTAGCCCAACGAGGATATTGCGGGTTCAGTCGCCTCACAGGCAATCCGATCAGCGGTGATCTATCGGATCGAAACAACGAATTGAGCAATACGATTGCGGATAGACGGTAACTCAACGATCTTCCAGCCAACAACTGCTCCAACAGTTCCAGCGAAGGCAATTAGGCTACGGGAGCTTGCCGCTGTAAAGATCACAGCAGCGAGTGCAAAGACAAGTGCAA
This portion of the Salinarchaeum sp. IM2453 genome encodes:
- a CDS encoding MFS transporter, coding for MSQEKVEVSGPIDAFRRFLSLERDVLVLSLAMFAFSLGFQMTNRFLPEYLVYLGAGGFVVGLFATLGNIIGAVYPYYGGVVSDRVGSRYALTVFGFISTIGFAVWLVSAYIPAVVVAGLTLEPWIWVFVGLFLAQCWKSFGIGGHYAIVKQSTSPDELARGFASTETFRRTAFLLAPLIVAVLVADDLIPGFLWVLVIAIVFGLLGTIAQHYLYVAKRDSIGKEFEGFGQIISDIRALPDELRPLLVADTFVRFANGMVYAFFILVITQLLDIGLTFSVPALGTIDLSPAAFFGVLLGIEMLVALLTMAPAAKLAEYVGLKPVVGLGFFVYAIFPILLIFAPENVWILLVLFAFSGLRFAGLPAHKALIVGPAEQGAGGRVTGSYYFVRGLIVIPSGVLGGFLWEFVSPELSFILASAIGMIGVVYFVLFGREFDPYQ
- a CDS encoding phosphatase PAP2 family protein; the protein is MLFDAEVVEAVAGGTPTWLALIFLLFSYLGSIYVIGPAMVYVYFRGDDRLTATWPGIVLGGYGLFVILKALINISRPDVASPLADVGLPPLVDQLHVLAVGFETGSFPSGHAIATVVFYGLLILDSDWKTQRLRLFLLFPLILLVGYSRVTLGVHFVGDIIGGFLIGALYLGGMVYLRQQYLQPAQVMFRVAFLIAIGAAIVEPAPDTIGLAVIAGVSVPLQQKLDEFQNTEASRYRRVSRYVRDRLLS